The window tatgttctAGTTATCACAATAATCAGTTTAACCTGATTTTACAAatttttcacctgaaaagtctattatgccctaGACATTATAAATTCTCCCATTTATGTAATATATTCgtacatttattttttttaatattaattttcaagatatataagTAGCATTATTAAATTTGTCAGTAACATTACCTTGAATAAATCTCAAGTTCATGTTCTTAATTATATTTAATGAAATAtgtttgatgaaaattaaaaaatcaaagcTAATTGATTAACAGCCAAGCAATAcccattaatttaataaataaaatacccaCATTTAGCAAAATGACACATCAtattaatactttcaaataaataatactaACAGATAAAGCTTTTAAAAACTTAATATTAAACATAAATAACTTTgaactttttttaaaatttttattgactATAAAAATTATCATTTGTTAAAGAAATAtgtttatattattttaaataatattaaaaaaataatatcatttttatatttaaaatatgttcatGCTTGAATACGATTAAATAAATTAAGTGCcatgaaaaaattaaatgtatgaatatattatcaaaataataaataaaataatttaaaattattttaattataagtaaaatacctaagtaaaaatatattatatagtatataatatagaatGTATTACATAAATGAGATGATTAATGTCAAGGACATACTAgacttttcaaataaaagtattataaaatctggCCAAGGAGACTTTTGTGATAAAtagagcaaagtaaaataatttttatgtcaaaagaaagaaaagtgacttttggataatgaacacaaagttaaatgatttttacgtaacaaaaagaagaaaaatgacttttgcgTAATGAACCCAAAGTTGAATGACCAAGAACCGAATGAGGTAGGTGCACAAGAGTACTTCGCGCCACAACCATCTCCTTTTTATAGGTTCTACAGAGCTCCTTGCAGAAATTTCAGaggaataaaaaaaaatgatagtTTTCCTATCAAGTACCTAGATGTTTTCTTGTCCCTCAAGAGAATAAAGAGAGAACCTTCCTCTACcggagaaaataaaaaagagaatcTCATATTGGAAAAGAAAATTGTTGTCCTCCGTAGGTCGACTAAGGTTTATTAAACATGTTCTAGTCTTCCTATACACATGTAAAAGTTTTTTCCTGAATTAGCCGGCCCACTCATGAAATTTACTCATACTTTGGTATTGCTTGTAAAgtgaatatatacatatattttttatactttttcATAATTTGACATACAAATAAACTTCTTAAAAAAATTCACTGTACAcaattaaaaaaagagagaaagtgCTACTCTTCCAAGTACtttctcaaaactttcaaaaaaGAGTTTTCTTATGATTTATTAATAAGCAAAATATGAAAGTTTAGCCAAACAAGCCTAAAGTTTAGCCAAACAAGCCTGAAGTTAGCGTGTGCAGAGAATGAAGTTATCTATCCCAACTTAGGGATCGTTTGTTAGGAGGTATAAGAATAGTGATGAATAAGGTGTATTAATAATATTGATATTACTAATGTTTTGattagttatgctgagattattttttattcaCTATTTGATTTGACGTATTAAAGtattgcataatttctaaaaatattgattAGTTATAAAAATACCATCCACATTATATAACtttatacattatttttattGCAACAGTTTTATTACCCTCTACATTCTTTAATCTCTCTAAagccaactttttttttttttttttacaggagagcaaaactaaaagagaaaactaattgaaatattaaagttaaaagagaagaaaaatttaATTGCTATaacatataataaaaaatatcaattattaaaaaaaggtaaatttttaacaaataaagaaaacttCGGTTTATACTTTGAACGAATGCAAAATCAAATTTAACAAATTAAGATTTGGAATAGGTTTTGAGGGATTTGAGGGGCAACCTTGGTATTGCTAATACCAAATAGGATATTTATATTAGTTCTATATATGTTGAAAAAAATGTACCAAATAAGGTATTATTAATACATAAagataatgcatgcattatttttcTGATACACGTTGCCAAACACGACCTCTTAACGAGAAAACCGCTAGCTAAATTGAGACTGTTTTGAATATTCTATGGAATTAATCAAAAGTACtattactacaacaacaacaataataacccagtataatcccactagtggagtctggggaagatatgtgtacgcagaccttacccctaccctgaggtagagaggctgttttcgatagaccctcggctccctccctccaagaactccccaccttgcttttggggtgactcaaactcacaaaCTCTTAATTGGAAGTGAATAGTGCTTACCAATAGAGTAATCCACTTTAGTATATATGAAATCTTTCACAGcggtaattttcctaataaataAACCCTAACTTGTCACTCACTATTTGTCATATATTTAATTCGATTACTCATACTTGCAAATAAAAACTTGAGTTGTCGCTTAGAAGATAACTTTGTTCACGTGCATTCATTGCGCCTTCGTCAGTACTCAGTAGTCAGTACTCTCTAGCTCGTGTTAATTTACCAAATCACTTCATGACAAATTCTtattaaattactaaatttccTGTACAGAGTCCACACGCTGAAAATGTAGAATATTTAACAATATATAAGAAATGCTCCTTATATTAACATATATTTAGAGTAAGTGTAACAAAAGTAAGTAATTTGCTGTTATTATCCTACTAAATACCAAATAATCTACGCATTACACAATCTTTAAAGATTTTCTGTCCAGGTACAACGAATGTGAATATGCTGTAAAAATCTCTCAAGACCCTCATATTATGTACTGTACTTGTTAATTGTTTTCATCATTTGATTTGATCATTCCCTGTGTTAAATTTAGTGAAAATATTATTGGTCCACATTTTAATATATGTAGCATCTGTAAACATATAATCACTTAAACGTGCTTttgtattttacttttttttaaaaaaaattgaagagaTATTACCTATAGTGAAATGATTTTTATATAGACGGACAGTACGATTACCATAAATTTAAGTTATATGAACCGATAATGTGATGATTTAAATAAAACGTAACAACAATTTAAGTAggtaatttattatttattctagATTAGTAATCAATACTATTACTAAATAAAATTATTAACAATTATTTTTTAAGTAGTCTTATTTTGTGTGATTCCGTCATTGCATAGAACATAAAGTTTTACTTAATGtttgtgtgtgtgagagagagagatccAATTTCGTCGAAACAGTAAGCAAGTACTTTTAGAAATGGGATGCTCTAGTCGTTTATTGCTATTAAAATAAGGAATCTCTTCACAAGCATAAATACACATCCCTGGTCATTTTGCTTCTACTCTTGAGTTTTGAGCTTTTTGGCATTTCTTTCGTCCTTTTGGGAAGAAAGAAAGAGTGAAAGAAATACCTAAAACCAAGGAGAATTCAGAAAGATAgccgaagaagaaaaaaaaacaagtgATCAATTTTTCAAGAGGAAGAAGAGATCAAGCAAAAGAAAATGGTGAGAGCTCCTTGTTGTGAGAAAATGGGGCTGAAAAAAGGGCCATGGATTCCTGAAGAAGATCAGATTCTCATCTCTTTCATTCAAACTAATGGCCATGGCAACTGGCGAGCCCTTCCCAAACAGGCTGGTAATTTCCTTAACAAATCTACCCACAACATTttccaatttttgtttttggtccaaaaaattatatCGAACTTGGACGGAGACGGATCTAGGTTTTAGAGTTAGTGGATTTTGAATGAGTTTTGTCATATACATTTTAACCAGTGATATAATCCGTCTCTAAATCTATTTTTCTTGAGTTTTTTTGTTTACAATTGAAACCTATTATTCATTTTGTTTGGTTATTTCCATTTTTTTGTTCGTCACTTAGGACTATTGAGATGCGGGAAGAGTTGCAGACTGCGGTGGACGAATTATTTGCGACCAGATATAAAGAGGGGAAATTTCaccaaggaagaagaagaaacaattatccagttacatgaaatgcttggcaataggttagtttttttaaaaaaaataattcagaTCAAATTTCTTATATCAATTTCTTCTATACCTTCAAATTAAAATCTTAATCCTTTGCTTCTCCTTTTTATTGCTAAAATTAATTAAACTCTGCACATAATAAATTACCCTTAAagctgaatatttttgtaagagtGTGGTCTTGATCACATTCAGTAATGCCTTGTGTGCTGATAATCATTATGCCAGGGGGGTTTGGGGGGAGGGGACATAAGGAAAAAGACCCTTTTTTCTAAAGGCAATAGTGCCTTAGATTGCGGATTTATTTAAAAAAACTTTTGTCTTTACTTTCAGAGAGTACTTAGAAAATTTAAAAGAAAGATCTATTAGTATATCTAAGCCAAAGAACACTGAACACatatcttatttttttatttctatgtcGTTTTGTTTCTTTCAAGGAATAATACATATAGAGGGGGGAAAAGATTCGCTTAGACAAGTTGATAATTAGAATATTATTTACTCAAATCTCATTTGCCAGTCTATGCATCAACTGTTAAAAAAATCAATGCATATGGCTAATATCTCCCAAGGATTTTGTAACGCTATTATTAAAATTTAAGCACCACGTTATGTTTGTCCACTTCTCTTAATCTAAAAATACTTGTTAGATTTAACCTATAtatgttgaaaacttaaatgaatttttattttaacatAATTTAAGTGGTAACTAGCCTCATTTTTTATGAACAATTACTTGTAATTTTCTGTCACGTACGTAATTTGATAGTATAAAAGAATTTTTACACTATTAAAGCTCTTTTTTGGTTCACCTCAGTTGCTAATAAAAATTTCCTCAAATGTGCAGATGGTCTGCAATAGCAGCAAAATTACCAGGACGAACAGACAATGAAATAAAAAATGTTTGGCACACCCACTTGAAGAAGAAGCTCAAAGATTATAAGCCTCCTCAGAACTCCAAAAGACACTCCAAGTCCAAGAATCATGATTCCAAGGGTCCTACTACTTCTGAATCATCCAATAATTCTGATCTTactattattaatacacaaaaaCACATTGATAGCCCAGTGCTAGCTCCTAACTCACCCCAAATTTCATCTAGTACTGAAATGTCAACTGTGACACTAGTCGATGATCATCAAATGGTTGTGATTAAGCAAGAAGTAATGGAGTCGTCCGAGTATTTTCCAGAGATCGATGAGAGTTTTTGGACGGACGAATTAACAACGGACAATAACTGGAGTAGTACTGATCATGTTATGGTTGCTGCTAATCAAGAATTACAAGTTCAATTACCATTTTCCAGTTTTAAGGAAGAAAATGTGGACATTTTGGCTACAAAAATGGAGGATGACATGGACTTTTGGTACAATGTTTTCATAAAGACTGATGATTTGCCAGAATTACCAGAATTTTGAGGGGGCTATGTTATAATTTTGGTTCTTCTGTAAATTTTGAGGTAGTGGTATCTAGCTAATAAATAGGTTGTAGAGAATTTTTGGAGTCGGTAAGTTTGAAACTTCGTGTTTGTAATTTTCTTGACCAGAAAAATTTCCCGTGTTGGGACCATTAGCTAGTATATTTTTGGTGTTAGTTATTTTGAACCCTTTTTACTTAGTTTTAGTGGGAGAAGTGTAAGTGGATATGCTGATGTGTTTTGTATTGACTTAGGAATGTAGTTCCATATATAGGCACAGAAAATCTATATTTAGAGAAAAATTATCGGAAAACCTATAGTCACCATCCTCCTAActtaacttaatttttttttgtgttgaAAATGTCTTGTAATTGATTTTTTGACCTGTTTTTTTAGGTCCACACTATTTGATTTTCAAATATCGAGGAGTAAAAATTTTTTTTCCAAAGTTATCCTTGGAGTAAAGAGCACAAgaatatttgttatatttttaataaataaattaaggttaatatgatcaattttattgttaattaatattaaaatatgtattttttaatatgtgaaaacaattgaaaaaaattaaagagaaCGGGGAGGGAGTAACATATTGCTTTGCTcattgaaaaaaattaaaatgaagtTGTTTTCACCTAATCGTGTTTTAGATTGTGTAACCATTAGAATGACATTGAAATatttaggggtgttcataaaaaaaCTAATCAAACCGAAAACTGaatcaaaccgaccaaaaaaacgatactttttaggtttggtttggtttggttttggttttgaattttaaaaatcgatcaaatttgatttggttttggttttaatcaaaaaataaccgaaaaaaatcgaaccaaaccgactataaaagtaattatttaaatttattgtatatatatatatatatatatatatatatatatatatatatatatatatatatatatatatatatatatatatatatatatatatatatatatatatatatatatatatatatatatatatatatatatatatatatatatatatatatatatatatatatatatatatatatatatatatatatatatatatatatatatatatactttatggTACATACtagtcatttatatttttagtctagttctttgctattataataatctaattctttgcatttacattctagtttgattggtagttttcttttgctaagtacaagaatttatttcatgttaaaaataatcaatttttaattgagtactttaattattcatcactatttgattcaattatcatcaatatatctaggtaaatgatagatttctcaaagaacaattgatttgatagtgttacgttgaaaatataatcgccggaatatgtgtttggtagtgtatgtctcatatttaagaaaaaaatcgaTGAataaccgaataaaccgaaaaaccgaaaaaAACCGAATCgatttaattggtttggtttggttccaatatttaaaAAACCGACTTGCttggtttgtttttttttttttttccgggAAAACCCGACCCGAAcagaaccatgaacacccctagaaATATTTTTCTACTTTCTCCCTTTAAATAAGAGTTAATACCCTAAAACCCCCTTAAACTATCATATTTTTGTCAGTTTCCTACTTCAACTATTCGGTGTCTCCAAAACCTCCCTGAACTATATTGCCGCTCGTATTAAAAATTCCTCGTCGCTGACCTGACATAACGGGTGTAGATACACGCTTGGGAACGCGTGGTAGCTGAATAAAAGCCATCAAAATGGCCCACCTAACAGAAAATAATGGTTAATTAGCCTAACCttctttcaaatttatttttttaataaatattctccTTATATCAGTTATATCCATATTTCTTCCTCGTTTTTCACCATTCTTCCTTATTTTTTCaactttcttctttgtttttcacattcttcttcattttttaacCTTTTTTCTTCAGTTCTCCATAAGAGTTTCATCTGAAAAAATTTCTCCCTCTCTTGTTtcctttgaattttttttattctctttcttgttttagtctTCTTTCATGTCTTACACATATTGTTGAAAGAATACCAATTTAAATCTTCTTATTAAACTCAACACCTTATAAAAAATAAAGTTAAATCTCTTGAGCCTTCTTTATCTAATCTGGAATTAGAGAATGTAATTGCTGGGCAATTGATTTTTTATTtgcaaaattttattttgtgtaatCTTTTTTATGTAATATAAGATACTTTTAAGAAATACAACACTGTAtgactttatttatattttaactgtGCTACAAAGTGAATATAAATAAGGACTTATTAATTGGAGTCTAACATAAAACA is drawn from Nicotiana tabacum cultivar K326 chromosome 22, ASM71507v2, whole genome shotgun sequence and contains these coding sequences:
- the LOC107812738 gene encoding myb-related protein Myb4-like translates to MVRAPCCEKMGLKKGPWIPEEDQILISFIQTNGHGNWRALPKQAGLLRCGKSCRLRWTNYLRPDIKRGNFTKEEEETIIQLHEMLGNRWSAIAAKLPGRTDNEIKNVWHTHLKKKLKDYKPPQNSKRHSKSKNHDSKGPTTSESSNNSDLTIINTQKHIDSPVLAPNSPQISSSTEMSTVTLVDDHQMVVIKQEVMESSEYFPEIDESFWTDELTTDNNWSSTDHVMVAANQELQVQLPFSSFKEENVDILATKMEDDMDFWYNVFIKTDDLPELPEF